One genomic window of Clostridium taeniosporum includes the following:
- the yidD gene encoding membrane protein insertion efficiency factor YidD has protein sequence MKKMVLSLIKFYRKSISPGRSPCCRFTPTCSQYAMDAINKYGVIKGGFMALYRILRCNPFCKGGYDPVK, from the coding sequence ATGAAGAAAATGGTATTAAGTCTAATTAAGTTTTATAGAAAATCTATTTCACCTGGTAGAAGTCCTTGTTGTAGATTTACGCCAACTTGCTCACAATATGCAATGGATGCAATAAATAAGTATGGAGTCATTAAAGGAGGCTTTATGGCACTATATAGAATTTTAAGGTGTAATCCTTTTTGTAAAGGTGGGTATGATCCCGTAAAGTAA